The Mytilus edulis chromosome 5, xbMytEdul2.2, whole genome shotgun sequence genomic interval TGTGTAATGCGAAAAACCGAAACCACAACTAATTCTTAATGGAAGTAATAAGCAGTTTTGCActaggttttttttatacttcaaaaACCATGTATAAAACGCTGGCTCCGTCGTTTTTCTCGATTCACATTCTCTCAAGTTCCAAATTGGCTTCAATTCCAACAATTTATTTTCGAAGTCAGTGTCAGTTAATCAATCTGCAAGTCCAacgtttttatcaaaaatatcttTAACGAACTGGTTTGTATATGGATTATTTATCCCTAATGTATGCAACTTTCTCTCAAGATTTAATCGCACATGACGCTGGCACTGCATATTTTTGGAAATTGGCATGTACCTACTAAAGCTGTTAAAAATCGAACATTCATCATCTGTTCCTATAAAGAGTGTGTCAGCTAAAGTGTTTCGGAGGAACACAATTGAAGAGGCAAAGAAATCAAAGGCTCTTTCCGTTTTGGTTTGATGAATAATCACTGGTCCCAAAAACGTGGGACATTCACCCGTTCTGCGATGAATTAGCTTTAAATTCTTGTACACAATGGGCGTTACTACGAATTCGCCGAGGTTAAAAGTTGGGTCTATTCCCATAATTGTACACTCTGAGGGATTAGTAAGAAACATATCCATTTCCATAAGTTGCAAATCAGATGAACAAATACAGTAGAATTCAGGTGCATATTGTACTACTCTAATGTACGGATCTGCAAGTGATTGTTGGTCCTTGCATGCTTTTATCAGCTGAAACATACTGTCCCTATCCTTTCTGGCAACTGCGCTTTTCTGTCTTTGCTTTACATTGTAAATCTGTTTAGTGCTTCTCGGCAATTCTAAAGGGCTACTGACATGCTTCATACCACCTGCATCTTCAAAAATCACATCGAAAGTTTCTTTTGCGCGTTTCCTAGCGTCAAGATATTCACCTATATCAGCCAGTACTCGCTTACTTGTACGTACGTACGGCGTGTTTCCCGTCTTTGTGTTACCATGTACATTCGTGAATATAGGAACATCTCCTTCGACTACATACTGTAAAATTGCAAATTTAGTTGGTTTTCCAGCACTGTCATGCAGTTCATACAATCTTCTCTTAAAACCTTTAGTGTTCTTAGACATCCAATATGTTCTTGTTAGTCTGTAGACAGAATTTCTCATTACTGAAGGTTTTTTCTTTAATACACTTATATTAGATATTTCTCCATCAGAGATATGTACAGAGACAAAATCACGCTGGACTCTATTGTTTTTCATGGCCCCTGCCATATGAATCCGTAGGTCGTCTCGATCTTTCAAAGCTAAAGTGTCAATGACAAATGTTGACGTCTCAATGCAATCAACTGGTACTGAGGACACATAATCTTCTTTGTCTCCTTTTAGTACAAGT includes:
- the LOC139525051 gene encoding uncharacterized protein, encoding MEKSNSDDDSVEKNPQPVINISSSTDLSNDSSDSLTIREKEDMEQSAKQLTVKEACKLVLKGDKEDYVSSVPVDCIETSTFVIDTLALKDRDDLRIHMAGAMKNNRVQRDFVSVHISDGEISNISVLKKKPSVMRNSVYRLTRTYWMSKNTKGFKRRLYELHDSAGKPTKFAILQYVVEGDVPIFTNVHGNTKTGNTPYVRTSKRVLADIGEYLDARKRAKETFDVIFEDAGGMKHVSSPLELPRSTKQIYNVKQRQKSAVARKDRDSMFQLIKACKDQQSLADPYIRVVQYAPEFYCICSSDLQLMEMDMFLTNPSECTIMGIDPTFNLGEFVVTPIVYKNLKLIHRRTGECPTFLGPVIIHQTKTERAFDFFASSIVFLRNTLADTLFIGTDDECSIFNSFSRYMPISKNMQCQRHVRLNLERKLHTLGINNPYTNQFVKDIFDKNVGLAD